A single Mastomys coucha isolate ucsf_1 chromosome X, UCSF_Mcou_1, whole genome shotgun sequence DNA region contains:
- the Pdzd4 gene encoding PDZ domain-containing protein 4: MGCNMCVVQKPEEQYKVMLQVNGKELSKLSQEQTLEALRASKEPLVIQVLRRSPRLRGDSSCHDLQLVDSGTQTDITFEHIMALGKLRPPTPPMGILEPYVLSELPPISHEYYDPAEFMEGGPQEAERMDELEYEEVELCKNSHQDKLGLMVCYRTDDEEDLGIYVGEVNPNSIAAKDGRIREGDRIIQINGMDVQNREEAVAILSQEENTNISLLVARPESQLAKRWKDSDRDDFLDDFGSENEGDLRARKLKSPPVQQTGNDEKGAPDGGPGLSNSQDLDSGVGRTDESTRNEESSEHDLLGDEPPSTTNTPGSLRKFGLQGDALQSRDFHFSMDSLLAEGAGLGGADLPGLTDEEYERYRELLEIKCHLENGNQLGIFFSRASSGNSALDVNRNESLGHEMAMLEEELRHLEFKCRNILRAQKMQQLRERCMKAWLLEEESLYDLAVSEPKKHELSDISELPEKSDKDSTSAYNTGESCRSTYLSRRHRGQEIEQYHSCVQLAPPRTLEDLGHGSLSLASGPRVGGVVAAAVEAPRMEWKVKVRSDGTRYVAKRPVRDRLLKARALKIREERSGMTTDDDAVSEMKMGRYWSKEERKQHLIRAREQRKRREFMMQSRLECLREQQNGDSKPELNIIALSHRKTMKKRNKKILDNWITIQEMLAHGARSADGKRIYNPLLSVTTV; this comes from the exons GTGAACGGGAAGGAGCTCTCCAAGCTGTCTCAGGAGCAAACTCTAGAGGCCCTGCGTGCCTCCAAGGAGCCCCTGGTGATACAGGTGCTGAGACGCAGCCCCCGTCTGCGGGGGGACAGCTCCTGCCATGACCTTCAGCTGGTGGACAGTGGCACTCAGACCGACATCACCTTCGAGCATATCATGGCGCTGGGCAAGCTGCGCCCGCCCACCCCACCCATGGGCATCTTGGAGCCGTACGTCCTCTCTGAGCT CCCCCCCATCAGCCATGAGTATTATGACCCAGCGGAGTTCATGGAGGGCGGCCCGCAGGAGGCAGAGCGAATGGACGAGCTGGAGTACGAG GAGGTGGAGCTGTGTAAAAACAGTCACCAAGACAAGCTGGGCCTGATGGTGTGCTATCGCACAGATGATGAGGAGGACCTAGGCATCTACGTTGGAGAG GTAAATCCCAACAGCATTGCAGCCAAAGATGGCCGGATCCGTGAGGGAGACAGAATCATCCAG ATTAATGGAATGGATGTCCAAAACCGAGAGGAGGCAGTGGCCATCCTGAGCCAGGAGGAGAACACCAACATCTCCCTGCTAGTGGCCCGGCCTGAGAGTCAG CTAGCAAAGCGATGGaaagacagtgacagagatgACTTCCTAGATGACTTTGGATCTGAGAATGAAGGGGACCTTCGTGCCCGGAAGCTAAAGTCACCCCCTGTTCAGCag ACTGGAAATGATGAGAAGGGAGCTCCCGATGGGGGCCCAGGCTTGAGCAACAGCCAGGACCTGGACAGCGGGGTGGGCCGGACTGATGAGAGTACCCGCAATGAAGAGAGCTCTGAACATGACCTGCTGGGGGATGAACCTCCCAGCACCACCAACACCCCTGGAAGCCTGCGCAAATTTGGTCTACAAGGGGATGCCCTACAGAGCAGGGACTTTCACTTCAGCATGGATTCTCTGCTAGCTGAGGGGGCAGGGCTGGGAGGGGCTGACCTGCCTGGGCTCACTGATGAGGAGTATGAACGCTACCGGGAGCTGCTGGAGATCAAGTGTCACCTGGAAAATGGCAACCAGCTGGGCATCTTCTTCTCCCGGGCCTCCAGTGGCAACAGTGCCCTAGATGTCAACCGCAATGAGAGCCTAGGCCATGAGATGGCCATGCTGGAGGAAGAGCTTCGGCACCTAGAGTTCAAGTGCCGCAATATCTTGCGGGCACAGAAGATGCAGCAGTTGCGGGAGCGCTGTATGAAGGCCTGGCTGCTGGAGGAGGAGAGTCTCTATGATCTGGCAGTCAGTGAGCCCAAAAAGCATGAGCTGTCTGATATCTCTGAACTGCCAGAGAAATCAGACAAAGATAGCACCAGCGCTTACAACACTGGGGAGAGCTGCCGCAGCACT TACCTCTCCAGGCGCCATCGTGGCCAGGAGATTGAGCAGTACCACAGCTGTGTGCAGTTGGCCCCGCCACGCACCCTGGAGGATTTAGGCCATGGCTCCTTGAGCTTAGCTAGTGGTCCTCgggtgggtggggtggtggcTGCAGCTGTCGAAGCACCCCGCATGGAGTGGAAGGTGAAGGTGCGAAGTGATGGGACCCGCTATGTGGCCAAGCGGCCCGTGCGAGATCGGCTGCTGAAGGCTAGAGCCCTGAAGATCCGAGAGGAGCGCAGTGGTATGACCACTGATGATGATGCAGTGAGTGAGATGAAGATGGGCCGCTACTggagcaaggaagaaaggaagcaacaCCTGATCCGAGCACGGGAGCAACGGAAGCGGCGTGAGTTCATGATGCAGAGCCGTCTGGAGTGTCTAAGGGAGCAGCAGAATGGTGACAGCAAACCTGAGCTCAACATCATTGCGCTGAGCCACCGTAAGACCATGAAGAAGCGAAACAAGAAGATCTTAGACAACTGGATCACCATCCAGGAGATGTTGGCCCATGGTGCCCGCTCAGCTGATGGAAAAAGAATCTACAACCCTCTGCTCTCTGTCACCACTGTCTGA